A segment of the Leptolyngbya sp. NIES-3755 genome:
GAACAGTCGCCGTTTGACACTTGCCATTGAGAAGACAAACGGGACTTGTTCTGAATGCTGTTGGAGTGCGTCCAACTTTGCCAAGTTCAGAGCAGTCAGACTAGCATTGAAATGAAACGCAAGCTTCTGAGCATCTCTGGCTTGGCAATCTTCGAGTCCTGTAAACTGCTTGGCATCCCGGAATAGAAATTCAATTTGGAAGCGCAGCTTGTAATACTGGACAATCTGCCTTGGGTCTTGCTCGACATCAGTGGAAAACAACAGACAAGTGCGAACGCGAGTCGAGGAGCGATGATCGACTAGATAAGCAACGCGAATAGCGCGTTTGAGCGAGACGTGCCACACGACTGCCGTGTACAGGTCAACATCCGGTTGTACGGTTTCGACGAACGTGAAGCGACTCAAATCGCCCAAGTCCACTTTGCCTGCATACTTGCGCGGTCTGCCCCGTCGCTTCTGTACTCCCGTGTAGAGAAATTGAAGATTCGCATCACACCGCAGCTTACTGATGACGTGCAACCTCAACTCCACCGCTCCGGTGACAAAGCCCTCCTTGGCATAAGCACCATCGACAGCGAGATAGGCGACTTCAGGTGGGAGGTGAGGTCGCACACAATCGAGATGATAGAGATATTGATCCATGCGGCTAAACTCGCTCAGGCTGGATTGAGCATAGGTCTGCTCTGCCGATAATGCATAGCCCTGCTCACGTTCGACATCGACCACCCCGACCACTGACACCTCTAATCCGGTTTCCACTCGACTGGCACATCCATTCCAAAACGCATCGAGTCCAAACGTCGCTTTGCCACTCTTGATCACAAACGAGCAGTCCATCACCGCAAGCTTTGCCGTGTCTGCTTGACTTGCCTGCTCGACTATCGCTCGATTCAATGCCACAAACTCAAACTCTTGTTGGTATTGGCGGCGGTAGGTGCGTTCGCTCAAACTGCTGTAGCGACTCAGGTTGGTGAAGTTGACTTTGCCACACACCAGCAACATTGTGGTGAATAAAGTGACTAAGAATTTCGTTTGCGGTTTGCGAAATCGCCCACTTCGGCAAGCAGGCTTTGTACAATGGCTTCCATAGCTATCCATTCGGTGCGTTTGTGATTATTTGCACCCTAAGCGATGGGTAGCTTTCTTGTCAAAATTCTGTCCGGACTATTGTTATTCAAGACTTGCAGAGAACAACTTATCTAACCTTTGCTATTGGAATTGCAGCATTGTTAGTCAGTATTTTGATTGGGCTAATTGCAACTCGCTGGATTGTGCGTCCGCTGCTTCAACTTCATGCGGCTGCGATCGCATTAAAGAATGATGCTTTTGATGTGGATAGTATTGCTCATTTGATTCGTCGCCCAGATGAATTGGGGCAGTTAGCAAAAGTGTTTGAAGAGATGGCGCAGGTGATCCTATCGCGGGAGCAAAGTCTATCTGATCAGATTCACCAGTTGCGCGAAGAAAGTGCTGATGCGAAGAGAACTGCATTGTCAAATCAATCGGGTATTAATTTTCAGGCATTGTTACTGCGATCGCAACAAGTTCGACAAGGGGTGGAAAGCGATCGTAACAATTAAGTAACTCGGTTGGAATAAACTAGCTATACTGACAATACTCACCAACCCTAAGAGAATGTTCTGAAGGCGATCACTATGGAAGTTACTCATCTATCGAATGAGAGTCAAGTCAAGATTCCAGAGGCGCTACGTACTGCTCACCAATGGGAAGCAGGACAGGAGTTAATTGCGATCGAGGTCGGAGATGGAATTCTTCTAAAACCTAAAAAGCCTGTTCCTCAAACAACCTTGGATCAAGTTGCAGGCTGCCTGAAATACGAAGGACAGCCCAAAACTCTAGAAGAGATAGAGGATGCAATCCGTCAAGGGGTAATGGAACAATGTGATCGCGGTTGATACGAACATCATTATCCGTCTTTTAACACGAGATGATGAGCAACAATATCAAAGAAGTCTGACTCTGTTTGAGCAACTGGATATCTTTATCTCGGACACGGTGATTCTCGAAACGGAATGGGTTCTACGCTTCACTTACTGTTTCACAACTAGCGACATCTGTGAAGCGCTCAGAACTCTCTTAGGGTTGCCAAATGTACAGATTACGAACGCGAATCTGATAGCGCAAGTTCTTCAATGGCATGAACAAGGTTTAGATTTTGCTGACGCATTTCACTTAGCACAAAGCTAACACTGTTCTGCAATGTACACGTTTGATAGTAGATTTGTAAATCAAAGTCAGGGACTATCGGCATGTAATGTTCGGCAGCCTTAGTCAAAAACTGATTCACAGATGTAAAACTAAGATCGCTTAGCTTTCAAGCTTTAGTAATTGTGCCCATTGATGCTGGAGTGCTGCTGAGTGCGAGGTTTGCTTAACGATCACATCTGGAGCAATATCATCCATCCAAAACATCAAAGCATAGGAATCAACTGTTTCATTTCCCCCCAATCTATCAAGGTCAGGTCCACAATCCATATTTCGAGCACAGTAACGTACCCGGTGAGTTGCTTGCAAAAGTGGAATTGAGCATATTGGTTCTGTTCCATAGACTTCTTGCAAGAACACTCCGCCCGAAGCAGGAGTAAAAGAAACTTCTACAATGTCTTGCCAAGTCTCGTCAATTGGTGGGGCAGCATCCAACACATCTAGGGTAAAACTGACATGACCTGTGTGCAAACCTGTCTTCAGCAGCAGCATTCCAGGAGTAGCCGCCCCACAAATTCCATTGATTTGCCCACGAAACGCAGCTTTTAAGTCAACGCCTTCATAGTCGTTCGGGTCGATGTAAGGCTCAACAGAGATGATGTGAAAAGCAACCTGTAGTAATCCCTCGAAGATCCGGGTCATAAAATTTAACGATTAGCAATTACAGCAATTATCTCCTGATCGACAATTTCTAAATCCGTCAAAATCCTAAAGCCCTCGGCAACTCGGCTCAATTCATCTGATAATAAACAACCGAGAATTTTCCGAGGTTGCCTTATGAGCTATCGTATGAATCGCCGCGCCTATGCTGAAACCTTTGGTCCGACGGTGGGCGATCGAGTTCGTCTTGCTGATACTGAACTAATCATCGAAGTCGAACAAGACTTGACCACTTATGGCGATGAAGTCAAATTTGGCGGCGGCAAGGTGATTCGGGATGGCATGGGACAGTCTCCGATTACCAATGAAGATGGCGCGGTTGATGCGGTGATTACCAATGCGCTGATTCTCGATTGGTGGGGGATAGTTAAAGCGGATGTGGGAATTAAGAATGGCAAGATTTGTGCGATCGGGAAAGCTGGAAATCCCTACATTCAAGACAATGTAACGATCATTATTGGACCCGGAACCGAAGCGATCGCAGGTGAAGGAATGATTCTCACGGCAGGCGGGATTGATACGCACATTCACTTTATCTGCCCGCAGCAGATCGAAGTTGCGATCGCATCCGGTGTTACAACAATGATCGGCGGTGGAACTGGACCCGCTGCCGGGACGAATGCTACGACTTGTACTCCAGGACCTTGGTACATTCATCGGATGCTACAAGCGGCTGAAGCTTTCCCAATGAATTTAGGCTTTTTAGGCAAAGGAAATGCTAGTCAACCGGATGCACTCGAAGAACAGATTAAAGCGGGTGCAATGGGCTTGAAACTGCACGAAGATTGGGGAACGACACCCGCCGCGATCGACAATTGTTTGAGTGTTGCCGATGACTATGATGTGCAAGTTGCAATCCACACCGATACTTTGAATGAAGCGGGCTTTGTCGAAGATACGATCGCAGCTTTCAAAAATCGCGTCATTCACACCTATCACACAGAAGGCGCAGGCGGTGGGCACGCTCCAGACATCATCAAAGTCTGTGGTGAGGCGAATGTGCTTCCCTCTTCGACCAATCCGACGCGACCTTATACTTTGAATACGTTGGATGA
Coding sequences within it:
- a CDS encoding hypothetical protein (similar to AA sequence:cyanobase_aa:asr3467) — translated: MEVTHLSNESQVKIPEALRTAHQWEAGQELIAIEVGDGILLKPKKPVPQTTLDQVAGCLKYEGQPKTLEEIEDAIRQGVMEQCDRG
- a CDS encoding putative sensor protein (similar to AA sequence:cyanobase_aa:NIES39_G00700); this translates as MQRTTYLTFAIGIAALLVSILIGLIATRWIVRPLLQLHAAAIALKNDAFDVDSIAHLIRRPDELGQLAKVFEEMAQVILSREQSLSDQIHQLREESADAKRTALSNQSGINFQALLLRSQQVRQGVESDRNN
- a CDS encoding hypothetical protein (similar to AA sequence:cyanobase_aa:Synpcc7942_0213), yielding MTRIFEGLLQVAFHIISVEPYIDPNDYEGVDLKAAFRGQINGICGAATPGMLLLKTGLHTGHVSFTLDVLDAAPPIDETWQDIVEVSFTPASGGVFLQEVYGTEPICSIPLLQATHRVRYCARNMDCGPDLDRLGGNETVDSYALMFWMDDIAPDVIVKQTSHSAALQHQWAQLLKLES
- a CDS encoding hypothetical protein (similar to AA sequence:cyanobase_aa:AM1_0099) translates to MDSYGSHCTKPACRSGRFRKPQTKFLVTLFTTMLLVCGKVNFTNLSRYSSLSERTYRRQYQQEFEFVALNRAIVEQASQADTAKLAVMDCSFVIKSGKATFGLDAFWNGCASRVETGLEVSVVGVVDVEREQGYALSAEQTYAQSSLSEFSRMDQYLYHLDCVRPHLPPEVAYLAVDGAYAKEGFVTGAVELRLHVISKLRCDANLQFLYTGVQKRRGRPRKYAGKVDLGDLSRFTFVETVQPDVDLYTAVVWHVSLKRAIRVAYLVDHRSSTRVRTCLLFSTDVEQDPRQIVQYYKLRFQIEFLFRDAKQFTGLEDCQARDAQKLAFHFNASLTALNLAKLDALQQHSEQVPFVFSMASVKRRLFNQHLLDRFICNLDLEPSQIKSHPNYSNLCNYGIIAA
- a CDS encoding urease subunit alpha (similar to AA sequence:cyanobase_aa:LBDG_49040), with translation MSYRMNRRAYAETFGPTVGDRVRLADTELIIEVEQDLTTYGDEVKFGGGKVIRDGMGQSPITNEDGAVDAVITNALILDWWGIVKADVGIKNGKICAIGKAGNPYIQDNVTIIIGPGTEAIAGEGMILTAGGIDTHIHFICPQQIEVAIASGVTTMIGGGTGPAAGTNATTCTPGPWYIHRMLQAAEAFPMNLGFLGKGNASQPDALEEQIKAGAMGLKLHEDWGTTPAAIDNCLSVADDYDVQVAIHTDTLNEAGFVEDTIAAFKNRVIHTYHTEGAGGGHAPDIIKVCGEANVLPSSTNPTRPYTLNTLDEHLDMLMVCHHLDPSIPEDVAFAESRIRRETIAAEDILHDVGAFSMLSSDSQAMGRIGEVIIRTWQTGHKMKVQRGALSEDSDRHDNFRAKRYVAKYTINPAITHGIANHVGSVEVGKLADLCLWRPAMFGVKPEMVIKGGMIAWSQMGDANASIPTPQPVHMRPMFGSFGNAIAPISLTFVSQVSLKKGGFDSLNLKRQLVPVSGIRSLTKRDMKLNDAMPHMEVDAETYQVRADGELLTCEPATVLPMAQRYFLF
- a CDS encoding hypothetical protein (similar to AA sequence:cyanobase_aa:NIES39_D07600), coding for MIAVDTNIIIRLLTRDDEQQYQRSLTLFEQLDIFISDTVILETEWVLRFTYCFTTSDICEALRTLLGLPNVQITNANLIAQVLQWHEQGLDFADAFHLAQS